The Corynebacterium sp. SCR221107 genome includes the window GTGGATCTGGTCAAGACGGCGATTCTCAATCCTCATCGAGAAGTGGAAGCGACAGAGGTGCCGGAGGATATGGCAACTTTAGTTCGCGGGCGAGATGGTAGTTGCCGCGCCCCCTATTGCGAAAAGCCTGCTCATCTCTGTCAGGTAGAACATGTCATCGCGCCAGGAAATGGCGGGCGCACAAATCCTGCAAATCTTCACGCCGTATGTCTTCAGCATTCCCAGGCGAAGTCACGAGGAAAAATCTCGGTGGTTCAACATCCGAATGGACTTAATGTATGGACACTCGAGGATGAATCTACGATCAATACCCTTCCGCACGGAGCGCTCTCCTCGCAAGTCATTTCCGGAGATATTCAACCTGCAGCATGATGTGCCAGCGTGTGGCCGGTTTTATCTGCAGACCTTGGTGGAAAGGTTGGTATGCATGAGGCCAGCACCACGGTGTCGGCCCCATGCTGCGTGTATGTGAATAATCGAAACGCCGCGCGCGTTGTCTGACAATCCAGGAAGCTGAACTTATTTCCAACTCGGGAACCACATGAGCGATTCATAGTACGAATCGGTGATCTGCATCCCATAGAGGATAGGGGCGAAATAGAGGAACATCGCAATTACGAAAGCGAGATAGGTTATCACCCATGCTTGCCCACTGGATACTCCAGGTGCAAACTTCTGTAGCCTCTCAATTGCGAGAATTCTCCCTGACTTCCACAGTGTGCCAAGGATCAAGGAAAGCATGACTATCATCATTGGTGCGAGTGCGGTGGCGTAGAAGAAATACATCTGGCGGTCGTAAGCTGCAAGCCACGGTAGGAAACCAGCTAGGAACGCAACGAACGGAACGAGGTAATTGCTTTCGCGTCGTATCACCAGAGCCCAGGTCGCCCACAAGAGAACTGGCACGGTTAGCCACCAAATGGCGGGGGTTCCAAACAAATAGATCATGCGACGGCACGTTGTATCCCCACAGTTGATGTCAGTGCTCGAATAGTAGAGAATGGGGCGTGCCGAGACAAGCCATGCCCATGGTTTAGAGTCCCAGGGGTGTGAATGTCCACTCGAAGTTGTGAGTGACTCATGGAACTTTAGGACAGACTGGTGATAATAGAGCCAATTCGCGAGGGTGTCTGGCAATGAACGTAGTACGGAGTCTGCAGGGATGCTGCCGTCCTCGGCGGCATGCCGATAGGCAGCTGTTTCGTTTGCAAACCACGCGCGCCATGACCACGCGTACAACGCAACTGGGAGGATTACCAAGGACGCAAAGGCGGGGAAAGAATCTCTTATGAGAGCACCTACCAAGGGGCGTTCGATTCCGAACTTTCGGCGCCTGAAAGCATCCATGGCAACTGCAAGCACACCAAAAAACGCCATGTAATAAAGGCCAGACCACTTGACGGAAAGCGCGAGACCCAGAAAAACGCCGCACGCAAAGCGCCACCAGCGAAAACCTGCCCGTGGACCCCATTTCTCAGAATCTTCGTGGCGCAGCCACCACTGCCAGAACCGCCGATCCATCTGCTGATTGTCGAGTACTAAAGCCCACGCGGCGGCAACGATAAACAGCACTTGGAAGATATCAAGCATGCCAAACCGCGAGCTGACCAGAAGCACTCCGTCGCAGGTGGCCAGAATGCCCGCGAAGAGAGCAACGTAGGGAGAGTGGCTAAGTCTTCGGGCAAGATCCATGGTCAGCAAGACTACTGCTACCCCGAAGAGTGCAGCCATCACCCGCCAGCCTAGTGGTGTGTATCCAAAGATCTGTTCCCCGAGTGCCTCAATTTGCTTGGCGAGAGGAGGGTGGACAACGAGCCCGTACCCTGGATTCGACTCGATTCCGCCGAGAACTGGATTAAACCACGAACGAACCATGTCCCAAGCTTGTGGAACGTAATGCTTCTCATCGAACACTGGCGTCCCACTTGCGGTGGCAGTTGTCAGACCAATGAAGCGAGTGGAAAAGGCTAATACTGCGACAACTACTGTGAAAATCGTGTCCCGCCGCGTCCAAACATAGAGCTGGGACGAAGTAGGGATGCGGGGTTCGCGTGTGCGTGCAAACCGACCGGCAGGAGCCATGCGGGCCGCAGTAGTGGTGTCGTTAGGGACAGTGGTGGTGCTCACTTGCAACAGTCTAGAGGACGCTTCCGCTTGCTCGGAATTATATACCCTAGGTTTCGAGTCAGCTATGACGCTGCGGTAGGTAGTGGAAAGGTAGTCGTGTGGAAGACTTAAGGTATGACTTTGGATTTGGCAGGTAATCAACTTCCACCTTTGCCACGCGGCATTATTCTAGCGGCCACCCCGCTGGGAAACGTCGCCGATGCGTCGCCGCGGCTAGCACAGGCGCTTGCAGAGGCGGACTTCGTTGCCTCTGAAGATACGCGGCGCACGAGAGCATTGGCGCAGGCATTGGGGGTCGAAATCCGCGGTCAGGTGCTGAGCAATTTTGACCACAATGAACAAGGGCGCGCCGTGCAACTAATTGAATACGCGCGCACTGGCACCGTTGTTGTAGTAACCGATGCGGGCATGCCGATAGTGTCGGATCCAGGTTTCCCTTTGGTCGAAGCGGCGCATGAAGCCGGAGTGTCGCTCACATGTTTTCCAGGACCTTCAGCCGTTCCGGTGGCGGTGGCACTGTCTGGGTTGCATGTCGGCAAGTTTGCCTTCGATGGATTTGCTCCGCGCAAGGCTGGACAAAGGCGGCAATGGCTGGAGACGCTGAGAAACGAAACCCGTGCCGTTTGCTTTTTTGAATCTCCGCACCGGATTGCCGAAACGCTTGCCGACGCCGCCGAGGTTTTAGGAGGCAACCGTCGCGCCGCCGTCGCGCGTGAGCTTACAAAGACCTATGAGGAGGTACGCCGTGGAACTCTTGAGGAGCTTGCCGCTTGGGTGCGTGAAGGCATTCGAGGTGAAATTTCCGTCGTTATCGAGGGCGTTACGAAGAAAGAGGTTGCCGATGTGCGAGAACTCATTGACGAGGTCGAGGCTCTCGTTTCGGGCGGAATGCGATTGAAAGAGGCTTGCGCGAAGATGGCCGAAGACTATGGAGTGAGCAAGAAAGTACTGTATGACGCCGTGCTCAAGGCACGCTGATAGAGTAGTAAACCATGAATAATGTGCTCGTTTCAGTAGCTTGGCCATATGCAAACGGTCCCCGACACATCGGGCACGTGGCTGGCTTTGGTGTTCCTTCCGATGTATTTGCGCGTTATCAGCGCATGATTGGCGCCAACGTACTTATGGTTTCAGGTACCGATGAACACGGCACCCCACTTTTGGTGCAGGCGGATAAGGAAGGCGTCAGCGTCAAGGAGCTTGCTGATCGCTACAATCGCCAGATTGTTGAAGACCTCGCAGGCCTTGGTCTGTCCTATGACCTCTTTACCCGTACAACAACTCGGAACCATTACGCGGTCGTACAGGAGCTGTTCAAAGGGCTGTACGCAAACGGGTACATGATCAAACAGACGACGATGGGGGCGATTTCCCCTTCGACCGGTCGTACCCTTCCTGACCGCTATATCGAAGGTACGTGTCCGATTTGTGGGGCTGCCGATGCACGCGGTGACCAGTGCGATACCTGCGGAAACCAATTGGATCCGGCGGATTTGATCAACCCAGTTTCGAAGATCAACGGTGAGACCCCAAAGTTCATTGAGACCGAGCACTTCCTGCTGGACCTGCCTGCGCTCGCTGAGGCGTTGGGTACCTGGCTTGAAGGACGCAAGGACTGGCGTCCTAATGTCTTGAAGTTTTCTTTGAACCTGCTCGAGGATTTGCGTCCACGTGCGATGACCCGAGACATCGACTGGGGAATCCCAATTCCTGTCGAAGGATGGGAAGAAAATCCATCGAAGAAGCTTTACGTGTGGTTCGACGCGGTCGTCGGATATCTGTCTGCCTCGATTGAATGGGCCAAGCGTTCGGGTGATCCGGATGCTTGGCGTCAGTGGTGGAATGATCCTGAGGCAAAGTCCTACTACTTCATGGGTAAGGACAACATCACTTTCCACTCCCAAATATGGCCGGCCGAGTTGCTAGGCTACCAAGGAAAGGGAGCAAAGGGGGGCAACGTCCATTCTCTTGGCGAGCTTAATCTTCCTACTGAGGTCGTGTCTTCCGAATTCCTGACCATGTCGGGATCGAAGTTTTCTTCTTCCAAGGGCGTCGTTATCTATGTCAAGGACTTCCTCAAAGAGTTCGGCCCAGACCCCTTGCGTTACTTCATTGCGGTGGCCGGCCCGGAGAACAGTGACACGGACTTCACATGGGAAGAATTCGTTCGACGTGTCAATAACGAGTTAGCCAATGGCTGGGGTAACTTGGTCAACCGTGCTGTGAGCATGGCCTATAAGAACTTTGGTTCTGTTCCAGCTCCAGCAGCGCTAGAACCTGCCGACGAGGCGATTCTTACTCAAGCACAGAACGCATTCGCTGAGGCGGGAGAGTGTTTGGCACATTCGCACTTCAAGCAGGGCATTTCGATTGTGATGCAACTTGTGGGCGAAGCAAATGCATACATCGCAGACATGGAGCCTTGGAAGCTAGCCAAGGATGACACCCAGCGCGAGCGCTTGGGAACCGTATTGTGGACTGCCCTGCAGGTGATCTCGGACTGCAACGTCATGCTTACCCCGTTCTTGCCACACACGGCACAGCGCGTGCATGAAACGTTGGGACGCACGGGAGTGTGGGCTGCACAACCAGAAATCCGCGAGGTGGTCGATGATGAGCCACTGGACCTGGTCGGAGTCGGGCTGCCAGAGCTCGGCCAAACTTATCCGATTATCACCGGTGACTACGAGATTCAACAGGCGAAGTGGGAAAGAATCGAAGTCATCCCCGGTACCGAACTTGCAAAACCACAACCCTTGATCGCGAAATTGGATCCAGAACTTGGCCAGACTGGCCCTGACTGGGCTCCGGTTCGGGCCTAACTACCTGTTGGGGCAAGTCTCCAGATGACGAACTCAGCGTGGCATCTTCTTTGTTGGGAGATGCCACGCTCAGTTATTTCTTGTTCGGCCAATTGCCGCTGCGGGACGGGATAACCTTTCAAGACTAAGGATTAACTCCGGTGTCTTCGAGCAACAAATACATAAAATGCAGGTCAAGCCAGCGGCCAAATTTGATTCCGGCCTGTGGTATCACGCCTGCGCTTCGGAAACCGAGGCGTGAATGCAGCGTAAGAGAGGCTTCATTAGATCCCTCGATAGCGGCGACTACTACGTGAAGTTTGAGTTCGCGCGCGCTTTCCACAATCTTTTCAAGCAGCAGCGAGGCGATTCCACGTCGCTGGAAACGCGGGTGAACATAGATCGAGTTTTCAGCAGTGTGAGCAAAGCCTTGGAAATCGCGAAAAACACTAAGGCTAGCATAGCCTGCGATTTCTCCTCCAACCTCTGCGACGAGAATCGGCAGTCCCGCAGCATCATGGCTTTCGATCCACTGCAGGCGATTGGCTTCGTCGACATGATCGTTGTTCCAAATGGCGACAGTGTCATCAACAGCTTGGTTGTATATCTCGACGACTGCAGCCACGTCATCCTTCGCAATCGGACGAATAGTTGTTTCTGCTCGTGCACGCGGTTCATCTGACATAAACAGAGAGTCTAGACTTAGGGAATTATGTCGAAGAAGAAGCCGCGTCCTACTCCAGTCCCCGCCCCAATAATCCCCAAGCTCATTGATGCCCACACCCACATAGCTTCGTGTGGAGCACGCGAGGCCGTAGAAGTATCGGCCCTCGTCGGCCGTGCAGTTGATGCCGGAGTGGAATTGATCTGCACTGTTGGTGACGGTCTAGCTGAAGCAGAGCTCGCTCTCTCTGCCGCGCACATGGATGAAAGAGTCTATGCTGCATGCGCCATTCATCCAACCAAGTCGAATGAGCTTGACGCAACGGCGCGGGCACGGCTGAGGGAATTGGCGAATGATACTCGGTGCGTCGCAATCGGTGAAACAGGTCTCGATACCTATTGGATTAAGCACGATCCGGAAAACACAGCGGATTTAGATACTCAAATTGAAGCGCTCATCTGGCATGCGCAACTGGCAGTTGACTCTGGGAAAACGTTGATGATTCACAATCGGGAGGCCGATGAGGAGCTGATGCGCGTGCTTGCAGAAGTTCCACAGCCGAAAAGCATTGTCCTGCACTGCTTCTCCTCACCGATAGAGGTGGCAAAGCAGGCGCTGGAGCGGGGGTATGTGCTTAGTTTTGCCGGAAACGTCACCTTCAAACGTAACGAAGAATTGCGGGAGGCGGCCCGCATCGCTCCTATTGAACAGATTTTTATTGAGACCGATGCTCCTTATATGACCCCTGAGCCATTTCGGGGTGCTCGAAATGAGTCGAGCTTAATCGGGCATACAGCGACGTGCATTGCTCAAGTGCGCGGCATTGCGGTCGAGGAATTAGCTGAGGCAACGTTCAGAAACTTTCAGCGCATTTACCTTGACAAGTAGGGCGGATCGTTGCAAGGACCCAGGATCTGGTCGAACGGTGCCCAGCATTAAAGCATGTGAAATAGATCACGAATCTTTAAGAATTGTATGAGAACCTTGGCGTATAAAGGCATTATTTGTAGCTGCTGTGGCAAATGTGAATGAGTAGCCAGTTCTTAAGGTGGGATTGCCCTAAGTTGCAGATTGACAATTCTGCGAATTGTTACATCAGGTACTCGCAAATTGAGCAGTGTTACCGTATTGTTATTTAAATAGTTCAGGCGAAGGGTAGTAAACTCATCGCGCATAGCTCGGAAGCACTAGTCTTTCCGCAGAAAAGTGTCGTCGAAAAGAAAAGTGAAGCAACACGTGGGTATCCACCAGAAGTCCCGAATCAATAACAGTCCAAAGTTCTCTGTGCCTATGCGCCTGGCAACCGGCGGCGTCCTCGCGGCGGTCGCAGTCGGCGGGGTCACCGTCGTTACGCAAAAGAAAGATGTCACCATCGACATCAACGGCGATCAAATGACCTTGGCTACGTGGTCTGGGGATGTTCAGGGGGCATTGGACAAAGCTGGGATTGCTATCGGTGAGAAGGACTTGGTCTACCCAGCTCCTTCGGAAGAGCTTCGAAACAACGAAACGGTTACCGTTCGCACTTCCAAGCAGGTGGCTGTCGTCATTGATGGTGAAGAAAAGACCATCGACACCAACGCCACCACCGTTGGTGAGCTTGTTAATCAACTTGATGGGATTAGCTCCGCTGTTGCGGCACTGAGTGTCAGCCAAAATCAGGATGCCAAGATTCCTGAGGATGGCATGACGGTCGATGTCACCACTCCGAAGATAGTGTCGCTTACCGACGGCGGCAAGACTGTCTATTCAGAGATTGCAGCCGCCACCGTCGCCGACGTGCTTGAGCAACGCGGAATTAGCTTAGGTAAGGACGACGTTGTTACTCCGTCGCTAGATACCGCAGTCAGCAAAAACCTCAAGATCAACATCGATCGCGTGGTGATCAGCGAGGTTGAGGGCACGGAGTCGTATACCGTCGACCCAACCTTTGTTGATGATCCGAACGCTTTCGAGGGTGAGGAGACCGAAGTAAGCCCGGCTACTCCGGGAGAGCGCTCCATAACTCGTAAAATCACCACCGTCAACGGTGTCGAGACCGCTAACGAAATCATCGACGAAAAGATCCTGACTCCAGCGATCGCGGCAACGATTTCCCGTGGCACCAAGCAACCAACCAGCGCGCCCGCTGTTGCTGGCGGCTCGGTTTGGGATTCCTTGGCACAATGCGAGGCCGGTGGAAACTGGGCGATTAACACAGGCAACGGTTTCTCCGGCGGTCTTCAGTTCACCCCGAGTACGTGGCTCGGCTTCGGCGGTGGTGAATACGCCCCTCAGGCCTATCTCGCAACCCGTGAGCAGCAAATTGCGGTGGCACAGAAGGTACAAGCAGTCCAGGGATGGGGTGCTTGGCCGGCGTGCACCTCCAAACTTGGTTTGCGTTAGTCTTAGCTGATAGAAAACAACCCTTGGCGTCGGAGAGCGATGCCATGCCAACCGCGGCAAAGGGGAAAGTAGGAAAGACGACACGGTTTCTTCCTTGTGCTGCGAGCCATTCCAACCTCTAGCGGGCCCCGATGGATTAATCCAAGGGCCGCTGGAGGTTTTTTGCAGCTTCGTTTCGAGGTGTTTTAGCTGCAGTTCGAGGTTGAATGGGTGGGGAAGGTAGATTGTTAGACTATGGGAAATCTGCGTGCGCAACTCTTGGGTCCGGCCGAAATTCGTACCCTTGCGGAAAAACTGGATGTTTCGCCGACAAAGAAGCTGGGGCAAAACTTCGTTCATGACCCCAACACGGTGCGCATGATTGTTGCAGCGGCTGAATTAGATTCGTCTGATCACGTCATCGAAGTCGGCCCAGGTCTGGGATCGTTGACATTGGCCTTGGTAGATACTGTTGAAAAGGTAACAGCCGTGGAGATCGATCCGCGATTGGCCAAGCAATTACCGCATACTGTTGCCGAACGCGCTCCGGAATTTGCCGATCGCCTAACGATTATTCAGCGCGATGCACTTCTGATAACACCGGAAGACCTAAATCAGCCCACAGCGCTTGTCGCCAATCTTCCCTATAATGTCTCGGTTCCAGTACTCTTGCACCTGCTGGCTACGTTTCCGACGATTCGGAGGGTACTTGTCATGGTTCAGGCGGAAGTTGCCGATCGGCTCGCTGCAGCTCCTGGAAACAAGGTTTATGGTGTCCCGAGCGTAAAAGCCAGCTTTTATGGCAACGTCAGGCGTGCGGGTTCAATCGGAAAGAATGTATTCTGGCCAGCGCCGAAGATAGAGTCTGGGCTCGTGCGCATTGACTGCTTTGATCCCGTCAGCGCACCTTGGCCGATTACTGAACAAACTCGGAAACAAGTCTTTCCTCTTGTGGATGCTGCATTCGCACAACGCCGGAAGACGCTCAGAGCAGCACTTTCTGGCGTATTCGGTTCCGGACAAGTTGCGGAAGAGGCACTACGGGCAGCGGGAATTGAACCAACGCTTCGTGGAGAGAAACTCGATATCACGGACTTTGTCCGCTTAGCAGGAGTAACCAATGCCTAGACAGACTCTTGAGGATCAACGAGGCCTTCGCACCGTCACGGCGACGGCCCATTCGAAGGTCAATCTTCATCTCGGTGTGGGGCCGGTTCGTGAGGATGGATATCACGAATTGGTGACAATTTTCCAGGCGCTGAGTCTTCACGACGAAATCATCCTACGCGAAGTTGACCAGGACCCCCGCCAGGTCGCAGGGCAGGAGTCAATCATCGCCGGGTTCGAGGTCAACGGGAATCCATCGGTCCCCACTGATTCCAGCAATCTTGCATGGCGCGCGATTGATAAACTTTATGCGTGGCACAGGGCGCATGGGGGGAAGCAACTTTTACCCGTCACTCTGGAGCTAAACAAGGGAATTCCAGCGGCTGGGGGCATGGCCGGTGGCTCTGCAGATGCTGCCGCTGCATTGCGTGCGTTTAATGCGCTGCTGCCTCATCCAGCCTCGGAAGAGGTCCTGCTTGAACTATCCGCCGAGCTAGGCTCGGACGTTCCATTCACTTTAAGCGGAGGTACTCAGCGAGGCACTGGCCGGGGTGAAAACCTGACTCCCGTTATTTCTACCGGCACCTACCACTGGGCATTGGCGTTTGCCAAAGAAGGACTTTCGACCCCAGCGGTTTTTGCCAAACTGGATACGATGCAGCGGTCATCGCATCTTGATACTCGGGAACTTGCCCTAGCCCTGCGAAGTGGGGATGTACATGAAGTTGCGGCGAATTTGCACAACGATATGCAAGCAGCAGCCCTATCTATGCGTCCATCCTTGCGTACTACGCTGGAGCGCGGTCAACGAGCTGGCGCATTGCGAGGAATAGTCTCCGGCTCTGGTCCCACCTGTGCTTTTCTGTGTGAAGATGCCCTTATAGCACAGGAAGTAGCCGCCGAACTAGGCCTTTATGGGGCAGTAGCCGTGGCGAGCGGTCCAGCGCCTGGGGCTCAATTAAGCAACCTTGGGCAAGCATAGGTGACAAAGGGCTCAATCATTCGTCCTGCCTCAGCCCTGACCTAGACTGATACGTTCATGTGAACCTTGACGGGAAAGAAAATCTTTAGTGGCAAATCTCATTAACTTGGAATCCGTCAGCAAGTCTTTTGGACTCAAGACTCTGCTCGACAACGTAAGTCTCGGAGTTCAGACTGGGGATCGAATCGGGGTAGTTGGACTCAACGGTGGTGGTAAGACTACTTTGCTTGAAGTTCTCACGGGCATTGAAATACCCGATTCGGGGCGTGTGAGCCACAATTCCTCACTCAAGATGGCTGTCGTGACGCAACGGGCAGAATTGAACCCTGAGGCAACGGTCGCTGAGGTGGTACTTGCGCCCCTAGGCTTGGAAACGTACGAGTGGGCATCCAACTCTAAGGTTCGCGAGGTACTTGGGGGATTGGGCATCGTTGATCTTGGTCTAGACTCAAAAGTCGGGCAGCTTTCCGGCGGAGAGCGCAGGAGGACAAATCTTGCTGCTGCGCTGGTCCAAGATCTTGACTTGGTCGTGCTCGATGAGCCGACCAACCACCTTGATGTCGAAGGCGTTCAATGGCTGGCCCAGCATTTGCTTTCCCGCAAGCTGGCGATAGTCGTTGTCACCCACGACCGTTGGTTCCTTGACACTGTAGCTACGCGAACGTGGGAGGTACACGACGGGCAGGTTGACTCCTACGAAGGCGGCTACAATGACTGGATTTTCGCTAGGGCGGAGCGTGCCCGACAGGCCGATGCGATGGAACAGCGTCGGCAGAATTTAGCGCGAAAAGAACTCGCTTGGTTAAGGCGTGGCGCCCCGGCCCGAACCTCAAAACCGCGTTATCGCATTGAAGCTGCCGAAGCCCTGATTGCCGACGTGCCAGAGCCACGAAACAAGGTCGAACTCATGGCCTTTGCCAAGCAACGTCAGGGCAAGGTCGTGGTGGAACTGGAAAACGCACGAATCGAGACCCCCGATGGTCGTTTATTGGTCGATGACCTGACATGGCGGCTCGCTCCAGGCGAAAGAATCGGTTTGGTGGGCGTCAACGGATCTGGCAAGACGACGTTGCTTCGCGCCTTGGCAGGTGCCTATCCTCTAGCTGCTGGAAGGCGTATCGAAGGGCGTACCGTTCGCATGGGCTGGCTGCGGCAGGAACTTGACGATCTTGATCCTTCCCTGCGCCTCCTCGATGCTGTTGAGGAGGTAGCTACCTATGTGCAGCTTGGCAAGAAGGAGCTTTCAGCATCGCAGCTGGCAGAACGCCTCGGATTCTCAGCAAAGCGTCAGCGAACTCCCGTGGGGGATCTCTCAGGTGGCGAGCGTCGTCGATTGCAGTTGACCCGAGTGCTCATGAGTGAGCCCAATTTCCTTTTGCTCGACGAACCAACGAATGACCTCGACATAGATACCCTCCAAGAGCTTGAATCTCTCCTCGACTCGTGGGCTGGAACAATGGTAGTCATTTCACACGATCGCTATCTCATTGAACGCATCGCTGATTCCACATGGGCGCTGTTCGGCGATGGCAAGTTGAGCAATTTGCCGGGTGGCATCGAAGAGTATCTTTCGCGTCGGGCGCAGTTGACGGCGGGCAAAGACCAAGGTGTATTGGACCTCGGAACCGCTGGTGGGATAGAGGAAAAGGCCACAAACAACCAAAATGCGGGATCAAAGGTTCACACTTCATCACTCTCGAATCAGCAGATCCGTGAAATCAATAAGCAGATGACTGCGTTGGAACGCAAGATGGCGAAACTGGATCCGCAGATAGTCCAACTCAATGAGGAGATGGCGCAAGCAGCTGCTGTTGTGGACACAGCGGCCCTGGTGGACCTAGATAAAAAGCTTAAGGCGCTTCAAGGTGAGCGCGAGGAGCTGGAGATGCAATGGCTAGAATTGGGAGAACAACTCGAAAGTTAGGCGAGCCAGTACGGGTTTTCGCCCGCCTTCACCTTTGGGGTTTGGTTGGTGCGTTCTTCATGTACATCATGGGGACGACTCCATCACTTCTCCCGCGCTCATGGTTTTACCAAGCGGTGATTTCAGGGATCGCAGCAGCACTCGGCTATCTATTGGGACTTGGCTTGCACTGGGTCTTTTGCCGTTATGTTCGTGCTCGCGTCAAATGGCTCAATTCTGATCATTGCTCGCCAACAACCGTTTCTTTGGTGCGCCGTGCCATCATAGGTGTCGGCAGTATTTGGGTCTTGGCGGTGATCGTCTTTTCCCGACGGTGGCAAGAAAAACTCTCCGCGCTCGCTGGAACGCGACCAATGGATCTTTGGGAATTTTTGCTCATGATTCCGATGTCGGTGCTGATCTTTGGTGCTGTCATGGTTGTGGCTCGCTTCCTTCGCCGAAGCGCTGACTCTTTGGATCGCCACTTTCCCCACCGCGTGCGCCCAATGACCCGGACAGTGATGTCGTGGGGCTTTGTACTCCTGCTTTTTGCCTGGTTTTTTCATAATGCCGTTCCTGGCGCCATTGTTGGTGTGGGGGAGAGGTTTTATACAGCGCAAAACCGAAACCCCGACCCGCAAATGTCGGCGCCTGTACTGGCTGAAAGGTCGGGATCTCCCTACTCAGAAGTGGATTTCGAAGGTGTGGGATTTTATGGTTCACGTTTCGTTTCTGGCGGCGCCACGGCACAACAGCTCACCGAGGCTACCGGACGTCCCGCGAAAGAACCAATTCGGGTCTATGCAGGTCTCGGTAATGCGACCGATACAGATGAGCGTGGTCAACTCATTATTCGTGAGCTTGAGCGCACTGG containing:
- a CDS encoding 4-(cytidine 5'-diphospho)-2-C-methyl-D-erythritol kinase, with product MPRQTLEDQRGLRTVTATAHSKVNLHLGVGPVREDGYHELVTIFQALSLHDEIILREVDQDPRQVAGQESIIAGFEVNGNPSVPTDSSNLAWRAIDKLYAWHRAHGGKQLLPVTLELNKGIPAAGGMAGGSADAAAALRAFNALLPHPASEEVLLELSAELGSDVPFTLSGGTQRGTGRGENLTPVISTGTYHWALAFAKEGLSTPAVFAKLDTMQRSSHLDTRELALALRSGDVHEVAANLHNDMQAAALSMRPSLRTTLERGQRAGALRGIVSGSGPTCAFLCEDALIAQEVAAELGLYGAVAVASGPAPGAQLSNLGQA
- a CDS encoding ABC-F family ATP-binding cassette domain-containing protein, encoding MANLINLESVSKSFGLKTLLDNVSLGVQTGDRIGVVGLNGGGKTTLLEVLTGIEIPDSGRVSHNSSLKMAVVTQRAELNPEATVAEVVLAPLGLETYEWASNSKVREVLGGLGIVDLGLDSKVGQLSGGERRRTNLAAALVQDLDLVVLDEPTNHLDVEGVQWLAQHLLSRKLAIVVVTHDRWFLDTVATRTWEVHDGQVDSYEGGYNDWIFARAERARQADAMEQRRQNLARKELAWLRRGAPARTSKPRYRIEAAEALIADVPEPRNKVELMAFAKQRQGKVVVELENARIETPDGRLLVDDLTWRLAPGERIGLVGVNGSGKTTLLRALAGAYPLAAGRRIEGRTVRMGWLRQELDDLDPSLRLLDAVEEVATYVQLGKKELSASQLAERLGFSAKRQRTPVGDLSGGERRRLQLTRVLMSEPNFLLLDEPTNDLDIDTLQELESLLDSWAGTMVVISHDRYLIERIADSTWALFGDGKLSNLPGGIEEYLSRRAQLTAGKDQGVLDLGTAGGIEEKATNNQNAGSKVHTSSLSNQQIREINKQMTALERKMAKLDPQIVQLNEEMAQAAAVVDTAALVDLDKKLKALQGEREELEMQWLELGEQLES
- the rsmA gene encoding 16S rRNA (adenine(1518)-N(6)/adenine(1519)-N(6))-dimethyltransferase RsmA, whose protein sequence is MGNLRAQLLGPAEIRTLAEKLDVSPTKKLGQNFVHDPNTVRMIVAAAELDSSDHVIEVGPGLGSLTLALVDTVEKVTAVEIDPRLAKQLPHTVAERAPEFADRLTIIQRDALLITPEDLNQPTALVANLPYNVSVPVLLHLLATFPTIRRVLVMVQAEVADRLAAAPGNKVYGVPSVKASFYGNVRRAGSIGKNVFWPAPKIESGLVRIDCFDPVSAPWPITEQTRKQVFPLVDAAFAQRRKTLRAALSGVFGSGQVAEEALRAAGIEPTLRGEKLDITDFVRLAGVTNA